In Planctomycetaceae bacterium, a single genomic region encodes these proteins:
- a CDS encoding HAD family hydrolase → MRLKSILFDLGETLLNFGKVDLPGLFRQGACGAYAFLRELGQPLPEFGRFHRLMLGQLRWRLLINRLLHRDFDARVLLRRLSGHLGQSLTAEQIDQLAWRWYQPLCDCATVEPGTREMLEEFRDRGLSLAVVSNTFVPGPTLDRHLDREHLLDLLPLRIYSCDVSYRKPDARIFRKALSALNVSPGQAMFVGDSLVADVWGANRLGMISILKCPAGRTSRWIRPRYRIRSLQELPALVAKYL, encoded by the coding sequence CTCAAAAGTATCCTGTTCGATCTGGGCGAGACATTGCTGAACTTCGGCAAGGTCGATCTGCCCGGTCTCTTTCGCCAAGGCGCCTGCGGGGCCTACGCATTCCTGCGGGAGCTGGGCCAGCCCCTTCCGGAGTTCGGACGATTCCACCGCCTGATGCTCGGGCAGCTTCGCTGGCGGCTGTTGATCAATCGCCTGCTGCACCGGGACTTCGACGCGCGGGTTCTGCTGCGGCGCCTCAGCGGGCACCTGGGGCAGAGCCTCACCGCCGAGCAGATCGATCAGTTGGCCTGGCGGTGGTATCAGCCGCTGTGCGACTGCGCGACCGTCGAACCGGGCACGCGCGAAATGCTCGAAGAGTTTCGCGATCGCGGGCTGAGCCTGGCGGTGGTGTCCAACACGTTCGTGCCGGGCCCGACGCTCGACCGCCATCTGGATCGCGAACATCTGCTGGACCTGCTGCCGTTGCGGATCTACTCCTGCGACGTGTCCTACCGCAAACCCGACGCGCGGATTTTCCGCAAGGCTCTGTCGGCCCTGAACGTGTCGCCCGGCCAGGCCATGTTCGTGGGGGACTCGCTGGTGGCGGATGTCTGGGGCGCCAACCGCCTGGGGATGATCTCGATCCTTAAGTGCCCCGCCGGACGAACCAGCCGCTGGATCCGCCCGCGGTATCGCATCCGCTCGCTGCAGGAATTGCCCGCCCTGGTGGCGAAATATCTATGA